The following is a genomic window from Scleropages formosus chromosome 11, fSclFor1.1, whole genome shotgun sequence.
tgttttaaaaataattaaaaacacacattgtgtCTACTCAAAACAATTACATTGTCATTATTCCTCAATTTACAgatagaaaaaagtaatttttaaaatttaaaagctaGATTCAAGCTTTTTAAATTTCCCTTTtctatttggaaaaaaattacagaaagaaTTTCTTGACTAATGCAGCAAACCATTATATTATTCCATTTCATAGAAAAACCCAAAGAAAGGCATGCTTACCTTACTAAGTTTGTCATTGCAAGAAtttctgggtcatttttataAGGCTTAGCCTACATAGAAAATATAAGATCACATTGCTTGAAAGCAATATTCAACAAGCTTTATTTTCTTAATGACATTCCATATTCTTTCTAAGCAGCTTTTCAATTTACATCACCATCTACTATTTCAAAGTGCATGTCAGAAAGGCACGAAATCTTTCTGATGCTGTACGAACTTTCAGTGCAGATAGATACATAATTAAAATTGAATAAAAGAAGGCCCAAATCTGTACCCAAAGATACTCAGTGAGGAAATCAAACAGTGAGGCTAACTAGAAACCCTGTGCATCACtgtctaaataataaataattcagtcaaGTAAAGAGGTTAATAAATAcatagggggggaaaaaaaaaaaaaaaaaaagtcaagatgAATTTATACCTCCTGAGAGTCGAATGGGTTTATTCCTGACTTCATTAGCATATTTGCTAAAACCAAATACTTCAAACATGTAGTTCGTCTTGGACTCCCCGATTCATCGTAATTTTTGAAAGCTTCAAAGAAATCTGTGTGAGCCTTTTCAAACTCCCCTTCTCTCAGGTGCATTTTTCCACCACATTCTGtgaaagaaaaaggcaaaagtaGTAAGGTAAAGTCAATGTGTGTGACACTGGAGAATAAAAACGcttcattgaaaaaaatactagtttttttttttttttgatgaagaGAAAAGCTACTCCGGAAAAACTAAACACAAATGACGCAGTTCCAGGAGGTATCCTTGCGCAACTGATAAAGGAACTTaagttaaatgtaatgtaaatgaaaattttctagcattcattttaaaaaaaaaaaaaaaaaaaaaaaaaaaaaaaaaattccacatctttaaaaataatacaatggatatttttcaacatttaaaaattgtccATACTTTACCCCTGATCACACCCATGATGAGAGGATGAGGTATTGCAGATTTGATATGCAAAGACTGCTCATAGAGTGCTTTTAACTTCTTGTTGTTCTTCTGTGCTGTGTACATCTGAATTTCAAGGGCATATATCTCCAGGAGCTGTGTTCCTTTCTTTAGGTCATCTTCTCCATCATCAGTCTAAACAGATACTTCAATATTAAAAAGCGTAATCAAAGAGAAAGCAGAATACCTCACGTAGTATGTTTCCATAAATTCGgttagctttttaaaaaaattagaattaaaACTTACATAGGACTATAAAAAAGATGTGCAAGTGACTTCGAAGTGGCTAACCCATCACCTCAGTCATGTTCTACAGCTTTCTGAAACATCTGCCAGCACAAGTTGTATGCCTAAACACATGGCTACTTAAACTCTACACAAAGAACATGCATTAGGTTCCTGCacataaaactggaaaaatttttTGACCTGACAAGACTGGTGCAACTGTCTCAGGATCTTCTGAAGTTTTCCATATTCCTCTCGCTCCAAGTACAGTTTGCcaagctacaaaaaaaaaaaaataaaataaaaataaaataaatttggtGAAGGACACATTTATGCCAAAGCTGGTTATATTTTTGCATGCAATTATCTAAAGTATACAATAcctttgtatttgttttaaacCACAACCTGTCATTTTTGGCATCCTTTAATGCCTCCAAGGTTGTTTCATAAAATTCTTGCAACAAATCCATCTGCAAATAAACCACAGCATGATGACTTTCACTTCTTTATAGTTTCTGAAAGGTGtataaatttcacatttatgaattatattattttcttttgttttccaacTACAGAAGTTACATAAAAGATAAATGACTTACCAGTCCATGGCAAAGTAGCATTATTAATATCAGGATGAAATTTTTCCTCTAacatatttagcattttttgcattttcccaaATAACATTTACGTGAGGTCAAAAGGTTGTAAAACTGTATGCAATGTGGCACAGCACAACACAGTGGGCAGCCTTAGAATTTACTGACTGTACCACAAATGTTGTTACACCATTACATTTGTTAACCTGTGTCTTGCAAATAGCAGTTCTTACCTGCTTAGAAGTAGAAATATAATCAAGTATGGAATTAATAGATTTCTCGGAGTAATTCCTAGTGACAGCACTCCGGATATAAGTTAGCAGCTGTTTGTATCGGTTCATCATTTCAGGGAAGTTTGTCTGAGAACAAAAAGCAGTTAATAAATACCTTCTGCTAAGTTATAAAATGCATTCTTGTTTCATCaccactgatttttattttaattatatgctACTACAGCTTTTTATACAAAATTAAACTTCagtgttaaaataatttaagtTGATTACACACGATCTGCTTTACCATATTGTTCACACCATGCAAAATTAGTATAATCTGCTAGATAGAAATGGATAGATATTTTAgaacacaaattacaaaatcaAACACTCAGGGACACTGAAGTTTAAAAAGTTAATGAAGtattgttattttcttattaaaattcTTACCAGTTTGAAATTTATCTTGATCATCTGTTTCAATGCTTTAAAACCCCATTCACCCTTCTCACCTTCAAGCTCCAGCACCTGccaagaagggaaaaaaaaaaaaaaaaaaaaaaaaaaagattaatatagAGCAATATTTTAAGAAGTCTCAAATACTACTGGCTGCTTATGcatttaattatacattttcaaaatttgtaTAAACATTTGTAGCCAAAAAGCCTTTGAAAAGGTTGTGAAAAGTTTTGCATTTAACCTTCTGAAAGCTGCTCAGGGCTGCTTTGGGGTCATCTTCCTTCAGTGCTTTGGAATTATAGTACTGGTTCTCCAAGTCAACATTTGGTTCTGAGTTGCTGTCTTCCGAGTATTCCTGAAAGaagaaatgtcacaaaataCATGAATGCACATCAACACAGATCACACTATGCAGACAGATCCAGCTGTGCTGCATCAATAAATCATGTCTACAGAATAACTATAAAAGTACAAGTTTAATCACTCAGTGAGAAACATActtttgcaaaacaaacaatacaTTTTCCTTAAGAATATCAACTGGAGAGCATTGTTGGCATATCTTTTCAGCTTAGACCCAAACTGTACTCCACCATACCTTATTCTAACAAATTCATCTTTGCCACAACTAACTAATGTAATGCTCCCCTCAATGGGGCCTTGAAGTCCACATTAAACAAGCTCCAATACTTTCAGACCTCTGTAGTTAGAATTCTGACCCAAATCCCTGCACCGGCTTTACAAGACTTGGCACCTCAGCACCTCTTAAATCTAATCTTTTACCACTCTACTCCCAACCTCGCAGCCTTCATTCATCTGACTCTCTCCTCTTACCTGTTCCTCAAGCTCACCTACACTGTGTGGCAGATGGCCTTTCACCTGCCATGACCCCAAACTGTGCAACTGCCTTCCCAAGATGACCAGGGACTCTCCTGCTCTAAGCACCTGTAGGTCCAGGCTTGCATGGTTACAGTTTACTACAAATTCCCTTCTCGCACACCAGAGTactcctcctttctctctcaTCATTTactttactgttattttctctctatattattttgttgtctTTAGTCAATGTCTTATTACTGCAAAATATGTTGATGGGTTTTACATCTGCTTAATTATTGCACTGTCATGTGTTTTAAGGGAcgtattaattttattactttaaatgCTTACGATCAAACAAGGTTACCAAAACGAGAAGAGGAAAATACTGTGTTATATTGCCATTGGGACACCGACTTTCCAACTAAAACGAGGTACAccacaatattttacaaaagTACTCTACAGTGTACGATTACAATTTATATTGACAAGAGTTCCTGTCCTGTCAGCGGGCCGTGACAGACGCACACGAACGGGCCGCTCCCTCAGGCTTAGCTCAGCCGGCAGGACGTGGCCgctgactgacagcagcagccatTGACACCAACCACAGTGCAGAATCCCAGTgcgcgggtgtgtgtgtgtgtgtgtatccatcaCTCTGCTCTGAGTACAAACGCCGCTGTGTTCGCGTCTCTGCTCCCTTTACTCTCAGTGCACGGCGGTTCCCAAAGCAAAGCAGTGTAACTGTACAACAACTAAGTTACCGTCCGTGCTCAACGAACAACTTCGTCTTTGCTGAAGTAGCATGTTCCTCATTTTCGCCCAGACACGTCATTTCTTACCGTTTTAGTACCACAAACAGCGACATTACTATTTACAATTCCATTTCAAACCGCCAGCTCAGCCATTTCTCACCAAATCATAGTCCTCTTCATCGTCGCACATAAAATCGTCTTCCATATCAGACATCTTGCTCCTGATCGAGCAGTACGTTCCCACAATCCACCGCGACACAAACACACGGCCTTCTTTTTGGGTTGATAAACCGTATGCTACCCACAATCCACCGCGGTACAAACTCACGGTCTTCTTTTGGATTGATTAATCTGTTGCTACCCACAATCCTCTGCAAACACGTTGGCTCCTCAGAGAGGTTGAGATAGTATAGATCGATAGATGGATTAAATCTATTTTGTCACTACTCTGTGGAAATAATATAAGACAAATTCACCGGGCTTTTTCAAACACTTTCTCGCAGATTAAATGTATTATCCAGAATTATGTTTTTCACGCGCGTAATAAGATTTTATTAACATACCCGGGCCAGTTAACCACACACAGGCCTACGGAAAATAAGCTactttaaaagatttaaaaatgtataatttggcATATTGACTTCTGAGGACCTAAGCATACCGGAAATACATAATTGTGTTTTCACTGCGAATACCTGGTGCAATTATTCTGGGagtaaaactgatttattaaattcatttaggAAGAAAAGGGTTCCAAGGGCACTCGGACGACACCTGTCGATTTGTTTTCGATGGCTTTGAGAACCGACAGATGGCGCTCTCACACCATGTACAGCGCACGTGAGCGGTGCACGGAGTGGAGTGGAGCGGACTGGAGTGGAGTGAAGCGGACTGGACTGGAGTGGACTGGAGTGGACTGGAGCCTTCAGAGAGGACCAAGAACCGGAATGTATTTGTACAGGAATCGTATATTCTTGGCAAAAGTAAAAGGGCAACGATAGTGGCTATAATACACAAGTCAAATGTTGCCTAACACGTTTtggtgcattatttattatttcttcatttcataatgaaaaaggaaaatgtcaatgttgaagttttacattttgttttctggttTTGTACGTTATTAACACGTTTCCAAATACATAAACTGCTCTAATGAATGATTCCCTCCCtcctgaattaaaaaataaatatattttaacactgactgagactgcttgtcccaagcagggtcgcggaaagccggagccaaacccggcaacacagggtgtagggctggagggggatgggacacactcaggacaggatgccagtccattgcaaggcaccccaagcgggactcaaatcccagacccaccagagagcaggccccggccaaacccgctgcaccaccgcactcccgaCTACACTCAAATAATACTGTTCAATTCAGTGTAAACTCAAAAGTATTTCTTAATGTTTTGAGCATGAAAGGTGACACCTGGGCCACACAACACCTGGATTCGAAAGTGCCGGGTTCGAATTCGGCTCAGCCTATGTGAActggtactctggtttcctcccacacttcacaGACATGTTAAAGGCTCACTGGTGATTGTGAATTGCTCATAGTGAGTTAATGCATGTGTGGCGCCCCTGCCAGCCTGACTAGCTTAGTGTCCAGTGGTTCCAGGACGGACTTCGGGcggagtgagtgagtgcagaAATGTaccaaaaaattaaactgtttatGTTCATTTTGACATGGGAATATATTGGGATTCAGCTAGAGCAAAAGCTGGTAGAGACATTTCCGGTAGGAACTAGCATATATTCCTCATAAATATGGAGCGATAACTCTGAGAACTGAACTCAGGTTCAAGTTTAGACCGTGGATCAggtttaatataaatatatatatttttttttatacagctttgCCTGCTGTTTTAAAAACCATTGGCATCAGTGTAAGTCCAAATCCTTCTCAGTTACAGAAACCCTACATCAGTCAGTGAACAATTTCATttccaagaatttttttttaaagaacattcCTTCTAAGCTCTATGCAATGCACTTAAAATGTTCACCctcattttatttctataaggataacaaaaacatttttgattttttcagcatttaatgCTCTTTGAGTAAgattttttattccatttaacaGGATAGAAAAATTTGGCTCAAAGGTGCTTTAAAATGTAACGTAATGTAAAATTTCCATTACAATAtggaatatgtacagtatgatttgtgagagagtgagacagGTTGATCAATAAGCTGTCCCgacaaatgtaacataaatacaaatatttaaagatgACAGTCACTCAAAGCAGTGCCTGTGATGGGACTGTGTCCTGTTTTCACAGAGTAACTGCCTTGCTTGTACCACCATTTATCATCACGCAGCCAGATGGACACACTGTTTCAATCACACCCCATATCCACTGTGCTGTGCTTTCCTCCCTGGAGTGTTTGGGCCTGGCTGCTCCGTCAGTGTTGCTGCTGAAATGTTCCTGCCCACTCGGGGCTGTCCACCTCCAGCCCAGCGGCGTGCTCTGCGGGCCTCATCGCTTtccctccgtctctctctctcaaggTAAATCACGGGTCCGTCGAACACACGCGCACATGCGCACGCAACATAGGCATTCACGTTGTGGGAATCTGCCGGTGGAAATGAAGACCAGACATGAGGAGGGAAGAAGAGCACTGCCCTGGAGAAAATGCCAGCAGATGAAGACAACTACATCACCATGCTAGTGTCTTTCAGTACATTGTCAAACCTGTGCGCTTGTACATCCGTGTGGTCAGGTGTCAGCGAGGCACCTGTCAGTTACTAATACCGCTTTAATGTCAGAACAGCGGTCATCAAGTTTACAGCCTTTGGGGAACAGACGTAGGTGGTTATGGTATAATGCACGAATCATAATGTATGCAGTGAGTAGTACTTCAGTGAGGCATATGCACATGAAGAAATCTTGCGATGAATTCAGTGGTTCTTGATTTATCCTGCTTACACCATACTTTTCACTTGTGATTCTATGTCCAATTCATCATTCCCATTGAAACAGGGACCTTAAAAATAACTCTTCCATGGGACGTCTGCATGTTTCGGAGAAGAACATAATTGCAGTTCTCTTTCAGCCATTAGGATGGTCACGCATCTGTTTAATCAGACAAATGGAACCCTTATGGACGTT
Proteins encoded in this region:
- the LOC108940959 gene encoding COP9 signalosome complex subunit 2-like, producing the protein MSDMEDDFMCDDEEDYDLEYSEDSNSEPNVDLENQYYNSKALKEDDPKAALSSFQKVLELEGEKGEWGFKALKQMIKINFKLTNFPEMMNRYKQLLTYIRSAVTRNYSEKSINSILDYISTSKQMDLLQEFYETTLEALKDAKNDRLWFKTNTKLGKLYLEREEYGKLQKILRQLHQSCQTDDGEDDLKKGTQLLEIYALEIQMYTAQKNNKKLKALYEQSLHIKSAIPHPLIMGVIRECGGKMHLREGEFEKAHTDFFEAFKNYDESGSPRRTTCLKYLVLANMLMKSGINPFDSQEAKPYKNDPEILAMTNLVSAYQNNDITEFEKILKTNHSNIMDDPFIREHIEELLRNIRTQVLIKLIKPYTRIHIPFISKELNIDVADVEGLLVQCILDNTIHGRIDQVNQLLELDHQKRGGARYTALDKWTHQLNSLHQAIVSKLA